From a single Corynebacterium kroppenstedtii DSM 44385 genomic region:
- a CDS encoding histone-like nucleoid-structuring protein Lsr2, whose product MARRYVPQIFDDLDGTELTESDATEIHFSVDGTAYMLEVSEDNARKFHEALEPFISSATKESGRGRRRSSYRNNVSSEATKARNRAIRKWANENGYHVAPRGQIKKEIIEAYDRAHPVNKDS is encoded by the coding sequence ATGGCACGTCGATACGTTCCACAAATTTTTGACGACCTAGATGGAACCGAACTTACCGAGTCCGACGCAACAGAAATTCACTTCAGCGTTGACGGCACGGCATACATGCTGGAGGTTTCGGAAGACAACGCCCGTAAATTCCACGAGGCTTTAGAGCCATTCATTTCCTCCGCAACAAAAGAAAGCGGCCGTGGACGTCGTCGTTCCTCGTACCGCAACAATGTTTCCTCGGAGGCCACCAAGGCTCGCAACCGCGCAATCCGTAAGTGGGCCAATGAGAATGGCTACCACGTCGCACCTCGTGGCCAGATTAAGAAAGAAATCATCGAGGCTTACGATCGCGCTCACCCGGTGAACAAGGATTCCTAA
- a CDS encoding DUF6474 family protein: protein MGLLKRARQKRRDRKLAEKIAKRQAKSRAKDEKKLNAKKEKYLNKTAKKVMKQDAKDRKDQRKHEKDLAQAAVQQIRERSFSPAKAAKWAGALRVAAPVVIPLIYRAVNGIEGRSVANKAKKLGLSAQDLSRFRGDGAPLKARVENVRVQAKDAPSGFARDVNKRLDLLLNNIESAEKMPKQQRNRALSKASAELDAMQSEIHHKISH from the coding sequence ATGGGATTACTAAAGCGAGCACGTCAAAAACGTCGCGACCGTAAATTAGCTGAAAAGATCGCGAAGCGTCAGGCGAAGTCCCGCGCTAAGGATGAAAAGAAGCTCAACGCGAAAAAAGAGAAATATCTGAACAAGACCGCCAAAAAGGTCATGAAGCAGGATGCGAAGGACCGCAAGGACCAACGCAAGCATGAAAAGGACCTTGCACAGGCCGCTGTGCAGCAAATTCGTGAGCGGAGTTTCTCGCCCGCTAAGGCTGCAAAGTGGGCTGGTGCGCTTCGCGTGGCGGCTCCGGTAGTTATCCCCCTGATCTACAGAGCGGTCAATGGAATTGAGGGCCGGAGCGTAGCGAACAAAGCCAAGAAACTGGGGCTATCTGCTCAGGACTTGTCTCGGTTCCGCGGCGATGGGGCCCCGCTGAAAGCTCGTGTAGAGAATGTGCGAGTTCAGGCGAAGGACGCCCCGTCCGGTTTCGCCAGGGATGTCAATAAGCGGCTCGATCTTCTGCTCAATAACATTGAGAGCGCAGAGAAGATGCCGAAGCAGCAGCGTAACCGCGCGCTATCGAAGGCATCGGCTGAGCTGGATGCCATGCAATCGGAGATCCACCACAAGATCTCGCATTAA